In the Kitasatospora terrestris genome, one interval contains:
- a CDS encoding AfsR/SARP family transcriptional regulator — MAGGTIWFGLLGPLEIRVAGSTVTVPSRVRVLLASLLCRPNQTVGVEELADAVWSNEPPRAAGATLRSHVLRLRRLLGEAAVRIETTGSGYRIGLDPHTELDATIFSAHGEAARAAARRGDWQTVSRSAAAALELWRGVPLSDVPSDPLHRDEVPGWLEARIELTELGARADLHLGRTAEAVRVLRRLAAEESHREGVHALLIEALAAAGRRAEALAVYRRLRAALAADLGIEPGPQIAAVHQRVLGPAGPSAPDTRHRPEPAAPAGRTPPRPVTVLRQLPADLATFTGRGAELAALLDAAAGPIGSPATVQVTAIEGMAGVGKTRLAVRAAHELARAGRFSQLQFYVDLRGFDPDHEPLDPADVLDGLLRALGVDDHRVPAGLDARAALFRDRLHGREALLLLDNAADEPQVRPLVPAGPGCLVLVTSRRRLAGLDGATIVALDPLSPPEAVDLLAAVAGPWRIAAAPEAAEHIARLCGRLPLALALAASRLRARPAWGLPDLADHLEVGGIRAISAGDRSLRTAFELSYRRLPEPGRRFFRMLAAHPGRDYTARSTAAAAALDPAAACAELEALVDENLLLQDLPGHYRLHDLLHAFAREAAAAESQLA, encoded by the coding sequence ATGGCCGGTGGCACGATCTGGTTCGGCCTCCTGGGGCCCCTGGAGATCCGCGTCGCAGGCTCGACGGTCACCGTGCCGTCCCGCGTCCGGGTCCTGCTGGCGAGCCTGCTGTGCCGACCCAACCAGACCGTCGGGGTGGAGGAACTCGCCGACGCCGTCTGGAGCAACGAGCCGCCGCGAGCCGCCGGGGCCACCCTGCGCAGCCACGTCCTGCGGCTGCGCAGGCTGCTCGGCGAGGCGGCCGTCCGGATCGAGACCACCGGCTCCGGCTACCGGATCGGCCTGGACCCGCACACCGAGCTGGACGCCACCATCTTCAGCGCGCACGGCGAGGCGGCCCGCGCCGCCGCCCGGCGCGGCGACTGGCAGACCGTCTCCCGCTCGGCGGCCGCCGCCCTGGAGCTGTGGCGCGGCGTACCGCTCTCCGACGTGCCGTCCGACCCACTGCACCGCGACGAGGTGCCGGGCTGGCTGGAGGCCCGGATCGAGCTGACCGAACTGGGTGCCCGGGCCGACCTGCACCTCGGCCGCACCGCCGAGGCCGTCCGGGTGCTCCGGCGGCTGGCCGCCGAGGAGTCGCACCGCGAGGGCGTGCACGCGCTGCTGATCGAGGCCCTGGCGGCGGCCGGGCGGCGCGCCGAGGCGCTCGCGGTCTACCGCCGGCTGCGCGCCGCGCTCGCCGCCGACCTCGGCATCGAACCCGGCCCGCAGATCGCCGCCGTCCACCAGCGGGTGCTCGGCCCGGCCGGGCCCTCCGCTCCGGACACCCGGCACCGGCCCGAACCGGCCGCTCCCGCCGGCCGGACGCCGCCCCGCCCGGTCACCGTCCTGCGCCAACTGCCGGCCGACCTGGCGACCTTCACCGGCCGCGGCGCCGAGCTCGCCGCACTGCTCGACGCGGCGGCCGGACCGATCGGCTCCCCCGCCACCGTCCAGGTCACCGCGATCGAGGGCATGGCCGGGGTCGGGAAGACCCGCCTGGCGGTCCGGGCGGCCCACGAGCTGGCCCGGGCCGGCCGGTTCAGCCAGCTCCAGTTCTACGTCGACCTGCGCGGCTTCGACCCGGACCACGAGCCGCTGGACCCGGCCGACGTGCTGGACGGGCTGCTGCGCGCCCTCGGCGTGGACGATCACCGGGTCCCCGCCGGGCTGGACGCCCGGGCCGCCCTCTTCCGCGACCGCCTGCACGGTCGCGAGGCGCTGCTGCTGCTCGACAACGCCGCCGACGAGCCCCAGGTCCGCCCGCTGGTCCCGGCCGGGCCCGGCTGCCTGGTGCTGGTCACCAGCCGCCGCCGGCTGGCGGGCCTGGACGGCGCGACCATCGTGGCACTCGACCCGCTCAGCCCGCCGGAGGCCGTCGACCTGCTGGCCGCCGTCGCCGGGCCCTGGCGGATCGCAGCCGCCCCGGAGGCCGCCGAGCACATCGCCCGGCTCTGCGGCCGGCTCCCGCTCGCCCTGGCGCTGGCCGCCTCCCGGCTGCGGGCCCGCCCCGCCTGGGGCCTGCCGGACCTCGCCGACCACCTGGAGGTCGGCGGCATCCGGGCGATCTCCGCCGGTGACCGCTCGCTGCGCACCGCCTTCGAGCTCTCCTACCGGCGGCTGCCGGAGCCCGGCCGGCGGTTCTTCCGGATGCTCGCGGCCCACCCCGGCCGCGACTACACCGCGCGTTCGACCGCCGCGGCCGCCGCGCTCGACCCGGCCGCCGCCTGCGCGGAGCTGGAGGCGCTGGTCGACGAGAACCTGCTGCTCCAGGACCTGCCCGGGCACTACCGGCTGCACGACCTGCTGCACGCGTTCGCCCGCGAGGCGGCGGCCGCCGAGAGTCAACTCGCCTGA
- a CDS encoding MFS transporter: MSENDTVPAGRIARLIPADPLRRSLLAIRFAGAAGKGVFISGSVVYFTLHVGLSAAQVGIGLSAAGFAGLVSSVLFGMIADRMHKRTLLCALFAAVAVGFGLYSLVSNALEFYVLVVLIAFLDYGTGPTESAMVATLVPDGERVRLNAMMRSMFNIGFSAGIGIAAVAALSERLLVLIPVGSAVLLGAAAALVTRLPAGAPGTAARRPRPFGAVRDLRYLSVIGVSALLASHISLLMVVLPLWTLNRTGVRPFLVPLLLVINTVFVILFQVRASKGAETVAGAAATGRRAGLWIAAGCLSVSLTAVWHHTALAVAAIVAAVLALSVAEVMQSASAWGLAFGLAPKHAEGEYLGAFDLHVATQNVAGPVLLSGLVIAQGFWGWAAVAALMVAAALLIGPAARRSAEAMAALAAERQTQVETEEPV, encoded by the coding sequence GTGAGCGAGAACGACACGGTGCCCGCCGGCCGGATCGCCCGGCTGATCCCCGCCGACCCGCTGCGCCGCAGCCTGCTGGCGATCCGCTTCGCCGGGGCCGCCGGCAAGGGCGTGTTCATCAGCGGAAGCGTCGTCTACTTCACCCTGCACGTCGGACTGTCCGCCGCCCAGGTGGGCATCGGACTGTCCGCCGCGGGCTTCGCCGGCCTGGTCTCCTCGGTGCTGTTCGGCATGATCGCCGACCGGATGCACAAGCGGACCCTGCTGTGCGCGCTGTTCGCGGCGGTCGCGGTCGGCTTCGGCCTGTACTCGCTGGTCTCCAACGCGCTGGAGTTCTACGTCCTGGTGGTGCTGATCGCCTTCCTGGACTACGGCACCGGGCCCACCGAGAGCGCCATGGTCGCCACCCTGGTCCCCGACGGGGAGCGGGTCCGGCTGAACGCCATGATGCGCTCGATGTTCAACATCGGCTTCAGCGCCGGCATCGGCATCGCCGCCGTCGCCGCGCTGAGCGAACGGCTGCTGGTGCTGATCCCGGTCGGCTCGGCGGTGCTGCTGGGTGCCGCGGCCGCGCTGGTCACCCGGCTGCCGGCCGGCGCGCCCGGCACCGCGGCCCGCCGCCCCCGCCCGTTCGGCGCGGTCCGCGACCTGCGGTACCTGAGCGTGATCGGGGTGTCCGCGCTGCTCGCCTCGCACATCAGCCTGCTGATGGTGGTGCTGCCGCTGTGGACGCTCAACCGGACCGGGGTGCGGCCCTTCCTGGTCCCGCTGCTGCTCGTGATCAACACCGTGTTCGTCATCCTCTTCCAGGTCCGGGCCAGCAAGGGCGCCGAGACGGTGGCCGGCGCCGCCGCCACCGGCCGCCGGGCGGGCCTGTGGATCGCGGCCGGCTGCCTCTCGGTGTCGCTGACCGCCGTCTGGCACCACACCGCGCTCGCGGTGGCCGCGATCGTCGCCGCCGTGCTGGCGCTCTCGGTCGCCGAGGTGATGCAGTCCGCCTCGGCCTGGGGCCTGGCCTTCGGCCTCGCCCCCAAGCACGCCGAGGGCGAGTACCTGGGCGCCTTCGACCTGCACGTGGCCACCCAGAACGTGGCCGGCCCGGTGCTGCTCTCCGGGTTGGTCATCGCCCAGGGCTTCTGGGGCTGGGCGGCGGTCGCCGCGCTGATGGTCGCGGCCGCGCTGCTGATCGGCCCGGCCGCCCGGCGCAGCGCCGAGGCGATGGCGGCGCTCGCCGCCGAGCGGCAGACCCAGGTGGAGACGGAGGAACCGGTATGA
- a CDS encoding aminoglycoside phosphotransferase family protein, with the protein MLDLEEITARFQAIADYARHGKVNHRWLAALPGQLEALSRAWELEIGTDVETDFTSGVSSVVIACTGPLGASSLKLAADSYALAEEVSMLRQFAPSGRVPEVRNTARGAVLLEAVTPGTPVEKLPEQPDPVEYARFLDDLHAVGDPEAAPRRITDWLELMYGWTERGGLDVADSRRITAELLADPADRVLLHGDLHLGNVLASDSRGLVARSPIACAGERCFDAADYVLEGWDRAAMLRRRDELASEARLDVDRLDAWCRAMAPLGASRSNTPERISELLAFGRGEY; encoded by the coding sequence TTGCTTGATCTGGAAGAGATAACCGCGAGATTCCAGGCGATCGCCGACTACGCCCGCCACGGAAAGGTCAACCACCGCTGGTTGGCCGCTCTGCCCGGCCAGCTGGAAGCACTGTCCCGGGCCTGGGAGTTGGAGATCGGAACCGACGTCGAGACCGACTTCACCTCGGGGGTCTCCTCCGTGGTGATCGCCTGCACCGGGCCGCTCGGCGCGTCGAGCCTCAAGCTCGCCGCCGACTCCTACGCGCTGGCCGAAGAGGTGTCGATGCTCCGTCAGTTCGCCCCCAGTGGAAGGGTTCCCGAGGTGCGGAACACCGCCCGCGGCGCCGTCCTGCTGGAGGCCGTCACCCCGGGCACCCCGGTGGAGAAGCTGCCCGAGCAGCCCGACCCGGTCGAGTACGCCCGCTTCCTCGACGACCTGCACGCGGTCGGCGACCCGGAGGCGGCGCCGCGCCGGATCACCGACTGGCTGGAGCTGATGTACGGCTGGACCGAGCGCGGCGGCCTGGACGTCGCCGACTCCCGCCGGATCACCGCCGAACTGCTCGCCGACCCGGCCGACCGGGTCCTGCTCCACGGCGACCTGCACCTGGGCAACGTGCTCGCCTCCGACAGCCGCGGCCTGGTCGCCCGCAGCCCGATCGCCTGCGCCGGCGAGCGCTGCTTCGACGCCGCCGACTACGTCCTGGAGGGCTGGGACCGGGCCGCCATGCTCCGGCGCCGCGACGAACTCGCGAGCGAGGCGCGGCTGGACGTCGACCGGCTGGACGCCTGGTGCCGGGCGATGGCCCCGCTCGGCGCGTCCCGTTCGAACACCCCCGAGCGGATCTCCGAGCTGCTCGCGTTCGGGCGCGGTGAGTACTGA